The proteins below are encoded in one region of Brachyspira hampsonii:
- a CDS encoding aldo/keto reductase, producing the protein MQISENRYDNIIYNRCGKSGLKLPIVSLGLWHNFGENCDYNNMKDMIKTAFDNGITHFDLANNYGPPYGSAEISMGKILNDGLNKYRDELIISTKAGYDMWKGPYGDWGSKKYLIASINQSLKRLGLEYVDIFYHHRMDPETPLEETIEALTRIVKSGKALYAGLSNYDGSTMEKASKLLYMANVPFIINQNRYSIFDRTIENNGLKLKAKKLGKGIIAYSPLAQGLLTDKYLNGIPKDSRIAADGRYLKQDSITRKRLEQIKNLNDLAKERGESLAQMALRWVLKDEEVTSVLIGASKPSQIIENLKIINKMPITDDELRKIDDFSL; encoded by the coding sequence ATGCAAATTTCTGAAAATAGATATGATAATATTATATATAATAGATGCGGTAAAAGCGGATTAAAACTTCCTATAGTTTCTTTAGGGCTTTGGCATAATTTCGGTGAGAACTGCGATTATAATAATATGAAGGATATGATAAAAACAGCTTTTGATAATGGGATAACACATTTTGATTTAGCTAATAATTACGGTCCGCCTTATGGCTCTGCTGAAATCAGTATGGGAAAAATATTAAATGACGGATTAAATAAATATAGAGATGAGCTTATAATAAGCACTAAAGCTGGTTATGATATGTGGAAAGGACCTTATGGAGATTGGGGCAGTAAGAAGTATTTAATAGCAAGCATCAATCAAAGTTTGAAAAGATTAGGGCTTGAATATGTTGATATATTTTACCATCATAGAATGGATCCTGAGACTCCTCTCGAAGAAACTATTGAGGCATTAACTAGAATAGTAAAGAGCGGCAAAGCTTTATATGCTGGACTTTCAAATTATGATGGCTCTACAATGGAAAAAGCCTCTAAATTACTTTATATGGCAAATGTACCATTCATTATAAATCAAAACAGATATTCTATATTTGACAGAACTATAGAAAATAACGGATTAAAATTAAAAGCTAAAAAATTGGGTAAAGGTATAATAGCATATAGCCCATTAGCTCAGGGATTATTAACAGATAAATATTTAAATGGTATTCCTAAAGACAGCAGAATAGCAGCTGACGGCAGATATTTAAAGCAAGATTCTATAACAAGAAAAAGATTAGAGCAAATTAAAAACCTTAATGATTTAGCAAAGGAAAGAGGTGAAAGTTTGGCACAAATGGCTTTAAGGTGGGTATTAAAAGATGAAGAGGTTACAAGTGTTTTGATAGGTGCTTCAAAGCCTAGCCAAATAATAGAAAACCTAAAAATCATAAATAAAATGCCTATCACCGATGATGAATTAAGAAAGATTGATGATTTCAGTTTATGA